A single window of Methylobacterium nodulans ORS 2060 DNA harbors:
- a CDS encoding mannitol dehydrogenase family protein yields the protein MGTVTAPRLSRATLDRLPACCGRPGYDVGSVGIGIVHLGIGAFHRAHQAVYVDDRLAAGETGWGICGVSLRSPDTAEALVPQDGLYTVATRSGEGERLRVVGSVRRVLVAPREPATVIAALTDPGVRIVSLTVTEKGYCHDPATGLLQADHPDIAADLAAPHHPKSLPGLLVEALDRRRRAGTEPFTVLCCDNLPKNGHTVAGVLSGFARLRDPGLAAFIEDRVACPSTVVDRIVPATTEADRAEVAAALGLRDAWPVMAEPFSQWVIEENFALGRPRFEEAGAQLVADVAPFELMKLRLLNASHSALAYLGYLAGFETISDVMAEPDCARFATALMREEVRPTLRMPAGVDLPAYERSLLARFANPALRHRTWQIAMDGSQKLPQRLLGTVRDRLAAGAPFPRLALAVAAWMRYVTGQDEHGRAIDVRDPLSQRLRRLADDAGPVADRLAPALLGVREVFGDDLPVHPVFVRAVTDALDALFRHGARAALAA from the coding sequence ATGGGAACTGTGACGGCGCCGCGTCTGTCGCGGGCGACGCTCGATCGCCTGCCCGCTTGCTGCGGCCGGCCGGGCTACGATGTCGGCAGTGTCGGGATCGGGATCGTCCATCTCGGGATCGGGGCCTTCCACCGCGCCCACCAGGCCGTCTATGTCGACGACCGCCTCGCCGCGGGCGAGACCGGCTGGGGCATCTGCGGCGTGAGCCTGCGCTCCCCCGATACCGCGGAAGCCCTGGTGCCGCAGGACGGGCTCTACACCGTCGCGACCCGCTCCGGCGAGGGCGAGCGGCTGCGGGTCGTGGGCTCGGTCCGGCGGGTCCTGGTTGCTCCCCGCGAGCCCGCGACCGTGATCGCGGCCCTGACCGATCCGGGCGTCCGGATCGTCAGCCTCACGGTGACGGAGAAGGGGTATTGCCACGACCCCGCCACCGGACTGCTCCAGGCGGATCATCCCGACATCGCGGCCGACCTCGCCGCCCCGCATCACCCGAAGAGCCTGCCCGGCCTCCTCGTCGAGGCGCTCGACCGGCGCCGCCGCGCCGGGACCGAGCCGTTCACGGTGCTGTGCTGCGACAACCTGCCGAAGAACGGCCACACCGTCGCGGGCGTCCTGTCCGGCTTCGCCCGCCTGCGGGATCCGGGCCTCGCGGCCTTCATCGAGGATCGCGTCGCCTGCCCCTCGACCGTGGTCGACCGCATCGTCCCGGCCACCACCGAGGCCGACCGCGCGGAGGTCGCGGCGGCCCTCGGGCTGCGCGACGCCTGGCCGGTGATGGCCGAACCGTTTTCGCAATGGGTGATCGAGGAAAACTTCGCCCTGGGGCGTCCGCGCTTCGAGGAGGCGGGAGCGCAACTCGTCGCCGACGTGGCCCCGTTCGAGCTGATGAAGCTCAGGCTCCTCAATGCGAGCCATTCGGCCCTCGCTTATCTCGGCTATCTCGCCGGGTTCGAGACGATTTCCGACGTGATGGCGGAGCCCGATTGCGCGCGCTTCGCCACGGCGCTGATGCGCGAGGAGGTGCGGCCGACGTTGCGCATGCCCGCCGGGGTGGATCTGCCGGCCTACGAGCGCTCGCTGCTCGCGCGCTTCGCCAACCCGGCCCTCCGGCACCGCACCTGGCAGATCGCGATGGACGGGTCCCAGAAGCTGCCGCAGCGCCTGCTCGGCACGGTCCGTGACCGCCTCGCCGCCGGGGCGCCGTTCCCGCGCCTCGCGCTCGCGGTCGCGGCCTGGATGCGCTACGTCACCGGCCAGGACGAGCACGGGCGGGCGATCGACGTCCGCGATCCTCTCAGCCAACGCCTTCGCCGGCTGGCCGACGATGCGGGTCCCGTCGCGGACCGGCTGGCACCGGCGCTTCTCGGGGTGCGGGAGGTGTTCGGCGATGACCTGCCGGTTCATCCGGTCTTCGTGAGAGCGGTCACGGATGCACTCGATGCACTCTTCCGGCACGGTGCCCGCGCCGCCCTTGCGGCGTGA
- the uxuA gene encoding mannonate dehydratase — MEQTWRWFGPDDCVRLADARQAGATGIVTALHHIPYGEVWSIAEIERRKAEIGADPSLGLRWSVVESLPVHERIKLGEGDLEPLFAAYRASLRNLAACGITTICYNFMPVLDWTRTELAHPLPGGGTALRFNAHEFAAFDCFMLARPGAEADHPPEALARGRAWFTRSSEADRAKLLATIMAGLPGAFDRYDIAGLRRMLDRYRGIDTNTLRGNLAAFLRAVIPTAAEVGIRMAIHPDDPPRPLMGLPRIVSNADDLAFITGAVDAEANGITLCSGSLGAGPANDVPALARRFAHRIHFAHLRNVAKEPDGSFMEADHLGGDTDMVALIDALLAEQERRRAAGDPRWRIPMRPDHGHALLSDIGQGAFPGYTAVGRLKGLAELRGVMTALASLRGWEL, encoded by the coding sequence ATGGAACAGACTTGGCGTTGGTTCGGCCCCGACGATTGCGTCCGCCTCGCGGATGCCCGTCAGGCCGGTGCGACCGGCATCGTCACGGCCCTGCATCACATCCCCTACGGCGAGGTCTGGAGCATCGCGGAGATCGAGCGGCGCAAGGCCGAGATCGGCGCCGATCCGAGCCTCGGGCTGCGCTGGAGCGTGGTCGAGAGCCTGCCCGTCCACGAGCGCATCAAGCTCGGCGAAGGCGATCTCGAGCCCCTGTTTGCGGCCTACCGCGCCTCCTTGCGCAACCTGGCGGCCTGCGGGATCACCACAATCTGCTACAACTTCATGCCGGTTCTCGACTGGACGCGGACGGAGCTGGCCCATCCGCTCCCGGGCGGCGGCACGGCCCTGCGCTTCAACGCGCATGAATTCGCGGCCTTCGACTGCTTCATGCTCGCCCGTCCCGGGGCCGAGGCCGACCATCCGCCGGAGGCACTCGCCCGGGGCAGGGCCTGGTTTACGCGCAGCAGCGAGGCGGACCGGGCAAAACTTCTCGCCACCATCATGGCCGGCCTGCCCGGCGCCTTCGACCGCTACGACATCGCGGGCCTGCGGCGCATGCTCGACCGCTATCGCGGCATCGACACGAACACCCTACGGGGCAACCTCGCGGCCTTCCTGCGCGCGGTGATCCCCACCGCCGCGGAGGTCGGCATCCGCATGGCGATCCACCCGGACGACCCGCCGCGGCCGCTGATGGGCCTGCCCCGCATCGTCTCGAACGCCGACGACCTCGCTTTCATCACGGGAGCGGTCGATGCGGAGGCGAACGGCATCACGCTCTGCTCGGGCTCGCTCGGGGCCGGCCCGGCGAACGACGTGCCCGCCCTGGCGCGCCGCTTCGCACACCGCATCCACTTCGCGCATCTGCGCAACGTCGCCAAGGAGCCCGACGGCTCGTTCATGGAGGCTGACCATCTCGGCGGCGACACCGACATGGTGGCGCTGATCGACGCCCTGCTCGCCGAGCAGGAGCGCCGCCGCGCGGCGGGCGATCCGCGCTGGCGCATCCCGATGCGCCCGGACCACGGCCATGCCCTCCTGAGCGACATCGGCCAGGGGGCTTTCCCGGGCTACACCGCGGTCGGCCGCCTGAAGGGCCTGGCCGAGCTGCGCGGCGTGATGACGGCGCTCGCGAGCCTGCGGGGATGGGAACTGTGA
- a CDS encoding GntR family transcriptional regulator → MRATYRSAPERDEAIVPPDRRTIHEILRRDIVALRLRPGERLSENELAARFGTSRGPVREALIRLVEDGLIEVLPQRGSFVSRIALSAMERARFVREALEVAIVRRAAERGIPPATRALAEVLLDEQAECRDDPERFTESDDRFHRAFAEGTGLASVWAIIEREKAQFDRIRYLSLPAVTPVDILIGQHRAILAAVLARDPAAAEEAMRGHMAEVLKVAHDLARRHPDLIQADL, encoded by the coding sequence ATGCGTGCGACCTATCGATCGGCGCCGGAGCGGGACGAGGCCATCGTCCCGCCGGACCGGCGCACGATCCATGAGATCCTCCGGCGGGACATCGTCGCGCTTCGCCTGCGCCCGGGCGAAAGGCTGTCGGAGAACGAACTCGCGGCCCGGTTCGGGACGAGCCGCGGTCCCGTCCGCGAGGCCCTGATCCGGCTGGTCGAGGACGGCCTGATCGAGGTTCTGCCGCAGCGCGGCAGCTTCGTCAGCCGGATCGCGCTGAGCGCCATGGAGCGCGCGCGCTTCGTCCGCGAGGCCCTGGAGGTCGCGATCGTGCGGCGGGCGGCCGAGCGCGGCATCCCGCCCGCGACCCGCGCCCTCGCCGAAGTTCTCCTCGACGAGCAGGCGGAGTGCCGCGACGATCCCGAGCGCTTCACCGAATCCGACGATCGTTTCCACCGTGCTTTCGCGGAGGGTACGGGCCTCGCCAGCGTCTGGGCGATCATCGAACGCGAGAAGGCGCAGTTCGACCGCATCCGCTATCTCAGCCTGCCGGCGGTGACGCCGGTTGATATCCTCATCGGACAGCACCGTGCCATCCTGGCTGCCGTTCTGGCCCGCGACCCGGCGGCGGCCGAGGAGGCCATGCGCGGCCACATGGCTGAGGTGCTCAAGGTGGCCCACGACCTCGCGCGGCGTCATCCCGATCTCATCCAGGCCGACCTCTAG